In a single window of the Halobacteriovorax sp. DA5 genome:
- a CDS encoding N-acetylmuramoyl-L-alanine amidase, with protein MIKNLLLICSILLVSQTFAATVLIDPGHGGEDCGAKAKVWRKKKLNVVCEKDVTLKIAVKLKKYINETKRHRAYLTRTIDKTVSLQKRADMADIIKADIFISIHLNAAEDNSSSGFETYYLNNHQDAAIAKIEAVENRDLEGKQVIINNILTDLVVERVAPESKKLGTKVHDELGKLLTKNYKMKDRGLKPGLFYVLALSKRPSILLEAGFLTNTTEASLVLDDWFHHLYAKYSAKGIISYLDSISGPSLF; from the coding sequence ATGATTAAAAACTTACTTCTTATTTGTTCCATCTTACTCGTATCACAGACGTTTGCAGCGACTGTACTGATTGACCCTGGTCATGGCGGTGAAGACTGTGGGGCCAAGGCAAAAGTGTGGAGAAAAAAGAAGCTAAACGTTGTTTGTGAAAAAGATGTCACACTAAAAATTGCTGTTAAATTGAAAAAGTATATCAATGAAACAAAGAGGCACCGCGCTTATTTAACAAGAACAATTGATAAAACAGTCTCTCTACAAAAAAGAGCAGATATGGCCGACATTATTAAGGCCGATATTTTTATTTCAATCCACTTAAATGCGGCCGAAGACAATAGCTCAAGTGGCTTTGAAACATACTACTTAAACAATCACCAAGATGCTGCGATCGCAAAAATTGAAGCGGTAGAAAACCGAGATCTTGAAGGAAAACAGGTCATCATCAACAATATTCTAACTGATCTTGTCGTTGAGCGTGTTGCACCAGAATCTAAAAAGCTTGGGACTAAAGTTCACGATGAATTAGGAAAGCTTCTAACAAAGAATTATAAGATGAAAGACCGAGGCCTAAAACCGGGCCTTTTCTATGTACTAGCATTATCAAAAAGACCTTCTATTCTCTTAGAGGCCGGCTTTCTTACGAACACTACTGAAGCCTCTCTTGTTTTAGATGATTGGTTTCATCACCTCTATGCAAAATACTCAGCAAAAGGGATTATCAGCTACTTAGACTCAATCTCTGGCCCAAGTCTTTTTTAA
- the gcvPB gene encoding aminomethyl-transferring glycine dehydrogenase subunit GcvPB, translated as MSHTQDVSNSTIEKLGFDPRNLKVNSGDLNRELAKNYISASDEEIKQMLNELGLTTLEELFSHIKDDVKFSSKIPLKEGLSYDDLVTNLDELSKKNKIPTNFLGDGLPQFKIHEIVPYVCNIRGLTTAYTPYQPERSQGTLNTLWIYSSAITALTGYEAVNASLYERSTCLFEALKTGVRLARKRTKVLVSEAIYPQDRSVLETNAAHTDLEILWAPINKESGLTDFDKVKELLETNIEIAAFAFGQVNSLGLLEDVDALTDLCRDNEVFSIAIIDPMLLAKGGLKKPSEYGSDKAGATMIVGEGQHLCLDANYGGPGLGIFGIRFNDANKNQIRQTAGRYVGNAVDMNNQECLAMVLSTREQHIRREKATSNICSNQSFVATIAGAALLALGDEGLSDKLATSRQNTQYFLSNILHLDGVELAFDAPYFNEVVLKLDKKVSDMLASTEDLVAGKDISGRHNLEGNLLKVSFGDQHTQEDLDKLIAAFNANFSAQSESEFFMPEIPQTYIREDAPGIATFTTEEVKAFYDKCGSLNVSPDDAIYPLGSCTMKYNPYVNDWAAGLAGFTMAHPDLDDKYTQGTLELLYNIQEDFKAITGLPGLVTQAVAGAQGELVGIKMFQAYHADRGNAETKNVILIPRSAHGTNPATAAVAGFVPAKVDGKQVGIITLDANERGQIDLEQLKEIIKTDGERIAGIMVTNPNTAGIFEENFKEVADLIHSVDGLVYMDGANMNAIAGIVSLEKLGVDACHNNLHKTWTIPHGGGGPGDAIVAVSSKLVDYIPGTQIEKLSDGSYKKVRAPKCIGDFHRHDGNVAHKVRAYTYLKALGQDGVVTMSQIAVLSARYLFQKLKDVYPMLPHGADETPRMHEFIITLSDDMFAHIEKSGTLKNQIIAKVGKLFLDFGLHAPTVAFPEVFGLMIEPTESFTKKELDDFTDVLVAIKNVLSDSPEVLHTAPHFTAVSKVDEVWANKNLKFYRTLDKLWELPSDEISPKMLRTKDTLEIVKMIQDKHKELKQ; from the coding sequence ATGTCACACACACAAGACGTATCAAACTCAACTATTGAGAAACTTGGTTTTGACCCAAGAAATTTAAAAGTAAACTCTGGTGATCTTAATCGTGAACTTGCAAAGAATTATATCAGTGCAAGTGATGAAGAAATTAAACAGATGTTAAACGAACTAGGTCTAACGACACTAGAAGAATTATTCTCTCATATTAAAGACGATGTAAAATTCTCATCAAAAATTCCTTTAAAAGAAGGACTATCTTATGATGATCTCGTTACTAATCTTGATGAACTATCAAAAAAGAATAAAATCCCTACAAACTTCTTAGGTGATGGACTTCCACAGTTTAAAATTCATGAGATCGTTCCATATGTTTGTAATATTAGAGGTCTAACAACAGCATACACTCCTTACCAACCTGAAAGATCACAAGGAACACTAAACACTCTTTGGATCTACTCAAGTGCAATTACAGCACTAACTGGTTATGAAGCGGTTAATGCGTCTTTATACGAAAGATCAACTTGTTTATTTGAAGCACTAAAGACAGGAGTACGTCTTGCACGCAAGAGAACAAAAGTATTAGTAAGTGAAGCAATCTATCCTCAAGATAGAAGTGTACTTGAAACAAATGCTGCACATACTGATCTGGAAATCCTATGGGCACCAATTAATAAAGAAAGCGGTCTAACAGACTTCGATAAAGTAAAAGAGTTACTTGAAACAAATATAGAAATTGCTGCATTTGCATTTGGCCAAGTAAACTCACTTGGTCTACTAGAAGATGTTGATGCCTTAACTGACCTATGTCGTGACAACGAAGTATTCTCAATTGCTATTATCGATCCAATGCTACTTGCTAAGGGTGGTTTAAAGAAGCCAAGTGAATACGGTAGTGACAAGGCCGGTGCAACAATGATCGTTGGTGAAGGTCAACACCTTTGCCTAGACGCAAACTATGGTGGACCAGGTTTAGGTATCTTTGGAATTCGTTTTAACGACGCAAATAAGAATCAAATTCGCCAAACTGCTGGACGCTACGTAGGTAATGCAGTTGATATGAATAATCAAGAATGTCTTGCGATGGTACTATCAACTCGTGAACAACATATCCGTCGTGAGAAGGCCACAAGTAATATCTGCTCAAACCAGTCATTTGTAGCAACAATTGCAGGTGCTGCACTTTTAGCACTTGGTGATGAAGGTTTATCAGATAAGCTTGCAACTTCAAGACAAAACACTCAATACTTCCTTTCAAATATTCTACACCTAGATGGTGTGGAGCTTGCCTTTGATGCTCCTTACTTTAATGAAGTTGTTCTAAAGCTAGATAAGAAAGTAAGTGACATGCTTGCCTCAACTGAAGATCTAGTTGCTGGTAAAGATATTAGTGGCCGCCACAATCTAGAAGGAAACCTATTAAAAGTCTCTTTTGGTGACCAGCACACTCAAGAAGATCTCGATAAATTAATTGCTGCTTTTAATGCAAATTTTTCAGCGCAAAGTGAATCAGAATTCTTCATGCCGGAAATCCCTCAAACATATATAAGAGAAGATGCACCAGGGATTGCAACTTTCACAACAGAAGAAGTAAAAGCATTTTACGACAAGTGTGGAAGCTTAAACGTTTCTCCAGATGATGCCATCTACCCTCTTGGTTCATGTACAATGAAATACAATCCATATGTGAATGACTGGGCAGCAGGGCTTGCTGGCTTTACAATGGCACACCCAGACCTAGATGATAAGTATACTCAAGGAACACTTGAGCTACTTTACAATATCCAAGAAGATTTTAAGGCGATAACAGGACTTCCAGGACTTGTTACTCAAGCAGTGGCCGGTGCACAGGGAGAACTTGTTGGTATCAAGATGTTCCAGGCCTATCATGCAGATAGAGGTAACGCTGAAACTAAGAATGTAATTCTTATCCCACGCTCTGCCCACGGAACTAATCCAGCGACTGCCGCAGTAGCTGGTTTTGTCCCAGCTAAAGTTGACGGGAAACAAGTTGGTATCATTACTTTAGATGCTAATGAAAGAGGTCAAATTGATCTTGAGCAACTAAAAGAGATTATCAAAACAGATGGCGAGCGCATTGCTGGTATCATGGTAACAAATCCTAATACAGCAGGTATCTTTGAAGAGAACTTTAAAGAAGTAGCGGATCTTATTCACTCTGTTGACGGCCTAGTCTATATGGACGGTGCGAATATGAACGCTATTGCAGGGATTGTTTCTCTTGAAAAATTAGGAGTGGATGCTTGCCACAACAACCTTCATAAAACTTGGACAATTCCACACGGTGGAGGTGGACCAGGAGATGCAATCGTTGCTGTAAGTAGCAAACTTGTTGACTATATTCCAGGAACTCAAATTGAGAAGTTATCTGATGGTTCATACAAGAAAGTACGTGCTCCAAAATGTATTGGAGACTTCCACCGCCACGATGGAAACGTTGCTCACAAGGTACGTGCCTACACTTATCTAAAGGCCCTAGGCCAAGACGGTGTTGTGACAATGTCACAAATTGCAGTATTAAGTGCACGCTATCTTTTCCAAAAGCTTAAGGATGTTTATCCAATGCTACCACATGGAGCGGATGAAACACCTCGTATGCACGAATTTATTATTACACTAAGTGACGATATGTTTGCTCATATTGAAAAGTCAGGAACTCTTAAGAACCAGATTATTGCAAAAGTTGGAAAGTTATTCCTAGACTTCGGGCTTCACGCACCAACAGTTGCTTTCCCAGAAGTATTTGGTCTTATGATTGAACCAACTGAATCTTTCACAAAGAAAGAGCTAGATGATTTTACTGATGTTCTAGTAGCAATCAAAAATGTTCTTTCTGATTCTCCAGAAGTACTACACACAGCACCTCACTTCACTGCTGTTAGTAAAGTTGATGAGGTATGGGCAAATAAGAACCTTAAGTTCTACCGTACCCTAGATAAACTTTGGGAGCTTCCAAGTGACGAGATTTCACCTAAGATGTTACGCACGAAAGACACACTAGAAATTGTTAAAATGATTCAAGACAAGCACAAAGAATTAAAACAATAA
- the lexA gene encoding transcriptional repressor LexA yields MALTKKQNQVYLYIKNYYLAEGYAPTQKEIKEHFGLKSFGSVNKYMHYLQEAGKIEVDWNARRGIKLLDVEQTTSNVDQQLASLTNMSPQFSEIPLLGDVAAGNPIEAIENPSEHTLVPSHMVSRPGRYFALNVQGDSMINDGIHEGDILVCRAQENANQGQTVIALVDNEATVKNFFKKKNSVELHPANDRLSPFVITAENDFRIAGVVVGLMRSYE; encoded by the coding sequence ATGGCATTAACAAAGAAACAAAACCAAGTTTATCTCTATATAAAGAATTACTACCTGGCCGAGGGCTATGCTCCTACGCAAAAAGAAATTAAAGAGCATTTTGGCCTTAAGTCATTCGGTTCCGTAAATAAATATATGCACTATTTGCAAGAGGCCGGAAAAATCGAAGTTGACTGGAATGCTCGTCGTGGAATTAAGTTACTGGATGTGGAGCAAACAACATCTAATGTTGATCAACAACTAGCGTCCTTAACAAATATGAGTCCACAATTTAGCGAGATTCCCCTTCTTGGTGATGTTGCAGCAGGAAATCCAATTGAGGCCATCGAAAACCCAAGTGAGCACACTCTCGTACCAAGTCATATGGTCTCAAGGCCAGGAAGATACTTTGCACTAAATGTACAAGGTGACTCTATGATTAACGACGGTATTCACGAGGGAGATATTCTCGTTTGTCGTGCACAAGAAAATGCTAACCAAGGCCAAACAGTCATCGCTCTTGTTGATAATGAGGCCACAGTTAAAAACTTCTTTAAGAAGAAAAACTCAGTTGAGTTGCATCCTGCAAATGATCGCCTCTCACCTTTTGTCATCACAGCAGAAAATGACTTTCGAATCGCAGGTGTTGTTGTTGGTCTAATGCGAAGTTATGAATAA
- a CDS encoding response regulator has product MKFLFVEDEVELVELYQYMFDRIGLDYEVAYNGEEALEKVKNEKFDYIFSDIRMPKMNGIDFLKNLILEGLDFKKFIFVTAHQEVSLDEVKELGAHDILYKPIRHQVFMDYIQDLQA; this is encoded by the coding sequence TTGAAGTTTTTATTTGTGGAAGATGAAGTTGAATTAGTAGAGCTCTATCAATACATGTTTGATCGCATCGGATTAGATTATGAAGTTGCGTACAATGGTGAAGAGGCGCTTGAGAAAGTTAAGAATGAAAAATTCGATTATATTTTCTCTGATATTCGCATGCCAAAAATGAATGGAATCGACTTCTTAAAAAACCTTATTTTAGAAGGACTAGATTTCAAGAAATTTATTTTTGTAACGGCCCACCAAGAAGTGTCTCTTGATGAAGTAAAAGAACTAGGCGCACATGACATTCTTTATAAGCCAATTCGCCATCAAGTCTTTATGGATTATATTCAGGATTTACAAGCTTAA
- a CDS encoding class I SAM-dependent methyltransferase produces the protein MSAINGRIKKLYRHKKKWAKRNNIDSFRLYDRDIPDFPFIVDIHANYCVIYKRSIDKIDADKNHLPLLVEAIKEHTELNDDAIFIKERKVQGQDFQYEKSKGETPLISQEGNLKFKLVLNKYIDTGLFLDHRPLRQLLAKEDFQNKKVLNLFCYTGSLSVASAYAGATVTSVDMSNTYLDWAKENFKLNELDINKHTFIREDVLKYLKDEALKQDKKYDVIILDPPSMSKSKKMDVVFDVQKDHELLIEHCSKLLEDSGVLYFSNNLRSFKLSEQVQQSFEVKDMTRWSIPEDFHDQKIHKLYKIHLHC, from the coding sequence ATGAGTGCAATCAATGGGCGCATCAAAAAACTTTATCGACATAAAAAGAAATGGGCCAAGAGAAATAATATTGATTCATTTCGCCTCTATGACAGAGACATTCCTGACTTTCCTTTCATTGTTGATATTCACGCCAATTACTGTGTTATTTATAAAAGAAGCATTGATAAGATTGACGCTGATAAGAACCATCTTCCCCTATTGGTTGAGGCCATTAAGGAACACACTGAACTTAACGATGATGCCATTTTCATAAAAGAAAGAAAGGTACAAGGACAGGATTTTCAATATGAAAAATCTAAAGGTGAAACTCCCCTTATTTCTCAAGAAGGTAATTTAAAATTTAAACTAGTTTTAAATAAGTATATTGATACAGGCCTCTTTCTCGATCATAGGCCACTAAGGCAATTATTAGCAAAAGAAGATTTTCAAAATAAAAAAGTATTAAACCTTTTTTGCTATACAGGAAGCTTATCTGTTGCAAGTGCATATGCTGGAGCAACTGTAACAAGTGTTGATATGTCTAATACGTATCTTGATTGGGCAAAAGAAAACTTTAAACTTAATGAATTAGATATCAATAAACATACTTTCATTAGAGAAGATGTTTTAAAATACCTAAAAGATGAAGCTTTAAAGCAGGACAAGAAATACGATGTCATCATCCTTGATCCACCATCAATGTCAAAATCTAAAAAAATGGATGTTGTATTTGATGTGCAAAAAGACCACGAGCTTTTAATTGAGCACTGTTCAAAACTTCTTGAAGATAGTGGCGTCCTCTATTTTTCAAATAACTTACGTAGCTTTAAACTTAGTGAGCAAGTACAACAGAGCTTTGAAGTCAAGGATATGACAAGATGGAGCATCCCTGAGGACTTTCATGATCAAAAGATTCATAAGCTTTATAAAATCCATTTGCACTGCTAG
- a CDS encoding adenosine kinase, with amino-acid sequence MKKYDVYGMGNALVDMEFKVSDEFLNDHLIEKGLMTLVEKERQDHLLNSLRGSNVGHSRACGGSAANTIIGATQLGAKTFYSCKVAQDETGEFYKNDLLANGVKSNIEQGLYDGETGKCLVMISEDAERTMNTFLGTTATYSDEQLDLAALGDSKWLYMEGYLVTGAAGIAACQTARDFARKNDVKVALTFSDPGIVGFFKDGFKQMIGDDKLDLLFCNEEEAKSFTGMDSVEKAFEALKNISHSFAITAGSKGAFLYNGSEQINVSAPKVSAVDTNGAGDLFAGAFLYGITNGLDFSAAGKLACACSAKLVTQYGPRLEKEQTHSILKEVL; translated from the coding sequence ATGAAGAAGTATGATGTGTACGGAATGGGAAATGCCCTTGTTGATATGGAATTTAAAGTTTCTGATGAATTCCTAAACGACCACCTAATTGAAAAAGGCCTAATGACTCTTGTTGAGAAAGAAAGACAAGATCACCTTCTTAATTCTCTTAGAGGAAGTAATGTTGGTCATTCTCGTGCTTGTGGGGGATCTGCTGCAAATACGATTATTGGTGCTACTCAACTTGGTGCTAAAACTTTCTACTCATGTAAAGTTGCACAAGATGAAACAGGAGAGTTCTATAAGAATGACCTGCTTGCAAATGGTGTTAAGTCTAATATTGAACAAGGTCTATATGATGGTGAAACAGGTAAGTGTCTTGTCATGATCTCTGAAGATGCAGAAAGAACTATGAATACTTTTCTTGGAACGACTGCAACATATTCAGATGAACAACTTGATCTTGCCGCTCTAGGCGACAGTAAGTGGCTTTATATGGAAGGTTATCTTGTAACTGGTGCGGCGGGAATTGCTGCCTGTCAAACGGCCAGAGATTTTGCAAGAAAGAATGATGTTAAAGTTGCATTAACATTTTCTGATCCTGGTATTGTAGGCTTCTTTAAAGATGGCTTCAAGCAAATGATTGGTGATGATAAGTTGGATCTTCTTTTCTGTAACGAGGAAGAAGCAAAATCATTTACTGGAATGGATTCAGTTGAGAAAGCATTTGAAGCGCTAAAGAATATTTCACATTCTTTTGCAATTACTGCTGGCTCAAAAGGAGCTTTCCTTTATAATGGTTCAGAGCAAATTAATGTTTCAGCTCCAAAGGTTTCTGCTGTTGATACTAACGGTGCAGGAGACTTATTTGCAGGTGCATTCCTTTACGGGATTACTAATGGACTAGACTTTAGCGCTGCAGGAAAACTTGCATGTGCGTGTTCTGCAAAGCTTGTAACACAATACGGGCCAAGATTAGAAAAAGAACAAACTCATTCTATTTTAAAAGAAGTTTTATAA
- the yaaA gene encoding peroxide stress protein YaaA, with protein sequence MDIVISPAKKLNFDHSDITVAQDVNLEKPTFIKEATELATKMANFESEDLSKMMKLSKALADLNVDRFNNFKKTNDLGAAIFSFAGDTYQGLNAGELKKSELNYAQKHLKILSGLYGVLAPFDELRAYRLEMGTRINGQGLTNLYNFWGEKIVEKINEDAKANKSKYLVNLASEEYFKSVKKDKLVPELVNVRFLDFKNGQYKVISFNAKRARGMMARFIIENKIKDIEGLKNFDVAGYKYADFDEVNNELIFKRKES encoded by the coding sequence ATGGATATCGTTATTTCTCCAGCGAAGAAACTTAATTTTGATCACTCAGATATCACTGTTGCTCAAGATGTAAATCTAGAGAAACCTACGTTCATAAAAGAGGCCACTGAGCTTGCTACTAAGATGGCAAATTTTGAAAGTGAAGATTTATCTAAAATGATGAAGCTTTCAAAGGCCTTGGCCGATTTGAATGTTGATCGTTTTAATAATTTTAAGAAAACAAATGATCTTGGCGCTGCAATTTTTAGTTTTGCAGGAGATACATATCAAGGCCTAAATGCGGGTGAGCTTAAAAAGAGTGAGTTAAACTATGCTCAAAAACACTTAAAGATTCTTTCTGGCCTCTATGGTGTTCTTGCTCCATTTGATGAGTTACGTGCTTATCGTTTAGAGATGGGAACTCGTATTAATGGCCAAGGTCTAACAAATCTTTATAATTTTTGGGGCGAAAAAATTGTTGAAAAAATTAATGAAGATGCAAAAGCGAATAAGTCTAAGTATCTTGTAAACCTCGCTTCAGAGGAATACTTCAAGAGTGTTAAAAAAGACAAACTCGTACCTGAGCTTGTTAATGTGCGCTTCTTAGATTTTAAGAATGGCCAATATAAGGTTATTTCTTTCAATGCTAAAAGAGCACGCGGTATGATGGCACGCTTTATTATTGAAAATAAAATTAAGGATATTGAAGGCCTTAAAAACTTTGATGTTGCTGGCTACAAGTATGCTGATTTTGATGAAGTAAATAATGAACTTATTTTTAAAAGAAAAGAGTCTTAA
- a CDS encoding class I SAM-dependent methyltransferase, translated as MTNIDIVIDCAQEEDLKTESLNQALRNYLQKLSSHKLTYQLHMTGESLEGVYLVWKDDELYLFDPARDSSLKLDWAADLQTHLKRNYAVTKEPLFRALKLKGGDIEHNKVVDATLGTGKDACLLLSFGCHLDCFERNPYVFGLALWAYEKAISFENEKISNIFKKYMSISYGQATLADTGSDFKRCFYDPMYEMTKSKAKSALSRKEMEVFKDLVGKDTDQDLYLWSLCTKFPLVCLKRPIKANEVQIPTDCKHQRVVYSGKSTRYERYFLP; from the coding sequence ATGACTAATATTGATATTGTAATTGACTGCGCGCAAGAAGAAGATTTAAAAACAGAATCTCTGAATCAAGCGCTGCGCAACTATTTGCAGAAGCTCTCTTCTCATAAATTGACTTATCAATTGCACATGACAGGAGAATCCTTAGAAGGGGTTTATTTAGTTTGGAAAGATGATGAGTTGTACTTATTTGATCCGGCCCGAGATTCTTCATTGAAGCTTGATTGGGCAGCTGATTTACAAACTCATCTAAAAAGGAATTATGCTGTAACAAAAGAGCCTCTTTTTCGTGCCCTAAAACTGAAAGGTGGTGACATCGAGCATAATAAAGTTGTTGATGCAACCCTAGGTACAGGTAAAGACGCTTGCTTACTTTTAAGCTTTGGCTGTCATCTCGATTGTTTTGAAAGAAATCCCTATGTTTTTGGACTTGCTCTTTGGGCGTATGAGAAGGCCATAAGTTTTGAAAATGAAAAGATTTCTAATATTTTCAAAAAATATATGAGCATCAGCTATGGTCAAGCAACTTTGGCCGATACGGGAAGTGATTTTAAGCGATGCTTTTACGATCCCATGTATGAAATGACAAAATCCAAGGCCAAGAGTGCGCTTAGTCGCAAGGAAATGGAAGTCTTTAAGGACTTAGTAGGTAAAGATACTGATCAGGATCTATACCTATGGTCTTTGTGTACCAAATTTCCTTTAGTTTGCTTAAAGAGGCCAATTAAAGCAAATGAGGTACAAATTCCTACTGATTGTAAGCATCAAAGAGTCGTCTACAGCGGTAAATCGACACGTTATGAGCGCTACTTTCTTCCTTAA
- a CDS encoding peptide chain release factor 3: MEDLKRATFAIISHPDAGKTTMTEKLLWFGQVVRSVGMVKSKQGNYAKSDWMEMEKERGISITSSVMSFPYNERAMHLLDTPGHKDFSEDTYRTLTAVESVLMMIDSAKGVETQTKKLMEVCRMRDTPIVSFCNKFDRDSLDPFELIDDVEKTCSIQCVPMTWPIGSGVDFKGVYDLKKKTIMSFKDAQDPFSPNIIDASDLRAQHIVDFVGEELLEKLENDLEMISELMPEFDEEEFLAGIMTPMYFGSALNNFGVKEVLDTFSKFAPGPGKREVITAPIEKGETRIVEPNENKFSGFVFKIQANMDKKHRDRVAFIRVCSGKFTRGQKVTLARTGKELKIATPLIFQAQDREITEYAIPGDIIGIHDSGKLQIGDTFTEGEIMQFTGIPSFAPELFKRVLLKDPMKGKQLDKGLQQLSEEGSVQLFRRHNSTEKILGAVGALQFEVVQRRLEDEYNVKGEYEGFPYNGIRWIKFPSEKIKDEFVSRYSANIAFDIKDRPCFIYRTEWDLKLATEKYADVEFFKTNDFK, from the coding sequence ATGGAAGATTTAAAAAGAGCGACCTTTGCGATTATTTCTCACCCGGATGCGGGTAAAACAACGATGACAGAAAAACTCTTATGGTTTGGTCAGGTTGTGCGCAGCGTAGGTATGGTTAAAAGTAAGCAAGGTAATTACGCAAAATCAGACTGGATGGAGATGGAAAAAGAGCGTGGTATCTCAATTACATCATCTGTTATGTCATTTCCATATAACGAACGTGCCATGCACCTTCTCGATACTCCAGGTCACAAGGATTTCTCTGAAGATACTTATCGTACACTTACGGCAGTTGAAAGTGTTCTTATGATGATTGACTCGGCCAAAGGTGTTGAGACACAAACTAAGAAGCTAATGGAAGTTTGTCGTATGCGTGACACTCCAATCGTTTCCTTCTGTAATAAATTTGACCGCGACTCTCTTGACCCATTTGAACTAATTGATGATGTTGAAAAGACTTGTTCAATTCAATGCGTTCCAATGACATGGCCAATTGGTTCAGGTGTTGATTTCAAAGGTGTCTACGATCTTAAGAAGAAAACAATTATGAGCTTTAAAGATGCTCAAGACCCGTTTAGTCCAAATATCATTGATGCAAGTGACTTGAGAGCTCAACATATTGTCGACTTTGTTGGCGAAGAATTATTAGAAAAGTTAGAAAACGATCTTGAGATGATTAGTGAGCTAATGCCAGAATTCGACGAAGAAGAATTCTTAGCAGGTATCATGACACCGATGTACTTTGGATCGGCCCTTAATAACTTTGGTGTAAAAGAAGTTTTAGATACATTCTCAAAATTTGCTCCAGGACCTGGTAAGCGTGAAGTTATAACTGCTCCAATTGAAAAAGGTGAAACACGTATTGTTGAACCAAACGAAAATAAATTCAGTGGTTTCGTTTTTAAAATTCAAGCAAATATGGACAAGAAACACCGTGACCGTGTCGCTTTCATCCGCGTTTGTTCAGGAAAGTTTACTCGTGGCCAAAAAGTTACATTAGCAAGAACAGGAAAAGAATTAAAAATAGCAACTCCACTAATCTTTCAAGCGCAAGATCGAGAAATTACTGAATATGCAATTCCAGGAGATATCATTGGTATCCACGATTCAGGAAAGCTGCAAATTGGAGACACTTTTACAGAAGGTGAAATCATGCAGTTTACAGGGATTCCAAGCTTTGCCCCGGAACTATTTAAGAGAGTTCTCTTAAAAGATCCAATGAAAGGAAAGCAGCTTGATAAAGGTCTACAGCAACTATCAGAAGAAGGTTCTGTTCAGTTGTTTAGACGCCATAACTCAACAGAGAAAATTCTTGGTGCAGTTGGTGCCCTGCAATTTGAAGTTGTCCAACGTCGCCTAGAAGACGAATATAATGTTAAGGGAGAATACGAAGGCTTCCCTTACAACGGTATTAGATGGATAAAATTTCCAAGCGAGAAAATTAAAGACGAGTTTGTTTCCCGCTATAGTGCAAATATCGCTTTTGATATTAAGGACCGCCCTTGCTTTATTTACCGCACGGAATGGGACCTTAAGCTTGCAACGGAAAAGTATGCTGATGTAGAGTTTTTCAAGACAAATGATTTCAAATAG